One window of Pelobates fuscus isolate aPelFus1 chromosome 9, aPelFus1.pri, whole genome shotgun sequence genomic DNA carries:
- the LOC134573637 gene encoding vomeronasal type-2 receptor 26-like gives MVVDKERKTAVVVDVAISSDINIRKKGLTAGWQYQVNTLDEYQRSNGKLYQKLMGFNMLPEDFYNFLSLVFAVDEINRNPKILPNVTLGYNIYDSYVDLFRTVQGAVRLYSGNKKQYPNYNCDNSSVLAAVIEGMPPSFSIQYANMFGIYKYPQLHNYLKKVYFTNTMGQDIYFNKDEISVGYDIYNLVYLPNGTINSVKVGSFNYNAPPGNQTVIDENAILWESKFSEIPRSVCSESCEPGYRKSVREGQQFCCYDCMQCPEGQFSNQTDMDVCEYCPEDQWPNEQKTACDPKVITFLSYDNPTGIVLIFIAVLFSVVSTGVLGIFIKYQDTPIVKANNRDLSYLLLISLKFSFLGCFIFIGRPEQLTCFLRQAVFGITFAISVSSLLAKTLIVVIAFNATKPGNILRTWASTKIPKYIVLTSSSIQVLICFLWLIIAPPSKFYNTRSEARKITIECNEGSAVAFYTILGYLCVLASVSLIVAFLARKLPDTFNDAKLITFSMLVFITVWTFFIPTYLSTKGIAMVAVEVFAILASSSGLLGCVFIPKCYIILLKPVRNRKNYMLRTTKGSSV, from the exons ATGGTGGTAGATAAAgaacggaagactgcagtggtggtaGATGTTGCAATATCCAGTGAtattaacatcaggaagaagggaC TTACTGCAGGTTGGCAGTATCAGGTTAACACATTAGATGAATATCAAAGGTCAAATGGTAAACTCTACCAGAAATTAATGGGATtcaa TATGCTTCCTGAAGACTTCTATAACTTCCTTAGCTTAGTGTTCGCTGTGGATGAAATCAACCGTAACCCTAAAATTCTTCCAAACGTGACTTTGGGTTATAATATATACGACTCTTACGTTGACCTCTTCAGAACAGTCCAAGGAGCAGTTCGACTCTATTCAGGAAATAAGAAGCAATATCCGAATTATAACTGTGATAACTCAAGTGTTCTAGCTGCTGTGATTGAAGGGATGCCTCCTTCGTTTTCCATACAGTATGCCAATATGTTTGGAATCTACAAATACCCACAG CTGCATAATTATCTAAAGAAGGTTTATTTCACAAACACAATGGGACAAGACATCTACTTTAACAAAGATGAAATATCTGTTGGATATGATATATATAACTTAGTCTACCTGCCAAATGGGACAATAAATTCTGTAAAAGTAGGGAGTTTTAACTACAATGCACCACCCGGGAATCAAACAGTCATTGACGAAAATGCAATATTATGGGAAAGCAAGTTTTCTGAG ATCCCTAGGTCTGTGTGCAGTGAGAGCTGTGAACCTGGATACAGGAAGTCTGTCCGTGAAGGACAACAGTTTTGTTGCTATGACTGCATGCAGTGTCCCGAAGGCCAGTTTTCGAACCAGACAG ATATGGATGTGTGTGAATATTGTCCCGAAGATCAATGGCCAAATGAGCAGAAAACCGCTTGTGATCCCAAAGTTATCACTTTCCTGTCCTATGACAACCCAACTGGAATTGTCCTGATTTTTATTGCAGTATTATTTTCTGTCGTGTCAACTGGGGTTCTAGGTATATTTATTAAGTATCAAGATACGCCAATCGTAAAAGCCAACAATAGAGATCTCAGCTATCTTCTTTTAATATCTCTTAAGTTCTCGTTCCTTGGCTGCTTTATCTTCATTGGACGTCCAGAACAACTGACTTGTTTTTTACGACAAGCTGTGTTTGGGATTACATTTGCTATTTCAGTGTCTTCTCTTTTGGCAAAAACGCTAATTGTTGTGATTGCTTTCAATGCAACCAAGCCAGGGAACATTTTAAGGACATGGGCTAGTACCAAAATCCCCAAATATATTGTACTTACCAGTTCTTCCATTCAAGTACTTATCTGTTTTCTATGGCTGATCATTGCACCTCCGTCAAAGTTCTACAACACCCGTTCTGAAGCTAGAAAAATCACAATTGAGTGTAATGAAGGATCAGCTGTTGCTTTCTATACAATCCTTGGATATTTATGCGTGTTGGCCTCTGTAAGTTTGATTGTTGCTTTTCTGGCCAGGAAATTGCCCGACACTTTTAATGATGCCAAACTAATCACTTTCAGTATGTTAGTTTTTatcactgtttggacttttttcATCCCAACGTATCTAAGTACTAAAGGAATAGCCATGGTTGCAGTTGAGGTATTTGCTATCTTGGCCTCAAGCTCTGGGTTATTGGGGTGTGTCTTTATCCCTAAATGTTATATTATTCTGTTAAAGCCTGTGAGAAACAGGAAAAACTATATGTTAAGGACTACTAAGGGTTCTAGTGTTTAG